In a single window of the Dryobates pubescens isolate bDryPub1 chromosome Z, bDryPub1.pri, whole genome shotgun sequence genome:
- the LOC104297185 gene encoding class II histocompatibility antigen, B-L beta chain has product MEPGRVLGAVAMLVALVVLRAQPGCGEKTTGFFQEVSEHKCQFFNGSERVRFINRFIYNGQQYLHFDSDLGLAVADLPMGEATAEHWNSQSDILEYLQGSVERFCRHNYEVHKPFTVERRAQPKVTVTLVQSSSLPESKSLACYVTGFYPAEVEVKWLRNGQEETDQVVSTDVMQNGDWTYQVLVMLEAPPERGDTYVCQVEHASLQHPISQPWELQGDAGRSKMLTGVGGFVLGLVFLALGLCIYLRKKVS; this is encoded by the exons ATGGAGCCTGGTCGtgtcctgggagctgtggccatgctggtggcactggtggTGCTGAGAGCCCAGCCGGGCTGTGGCGAGAAGACCACAg GGTTTTTCCAGGAGGTGTCTGAGCACAAATGCCAGTTCTTCAATGGCTCGGAGCGGGTGAGGTTCATCAACCGGTTCATCTACAACGGGCAGCAGTACTTGCACTTTGACAGTGACCTGGGGCTCGCTGTGGCTGACCTGCCCATGGGGGAGGCTACTGccgagcactggaacagccaaTCAGACATACTGGAGTACTTGCAGGGATCAGTGGAAAGGTTCTGTCGGCACAACTACGAGGTGCACAAGCCTTTTActgtggagaggagag ctcagcccaaggTGACAGTGACCCTGGTGCAGTCGAGCTCCCTGCCCGAGAGCAAGAGCCTGGCTTGCTACGTGACAGGGTTCTACCCAGCAGAGGTGGAGGTGAAGTGGTTGAGGAATGGTCAGGAGGAGACAGACCAGGTGGTGTCCACTGATGTGatgcagaatggagactggacCTACCAGGTGCTGGTGATGCTGGAAGCCCCCCCAGAGCGTGGGGACACCTACGTGTGCCAGGTGGAGCacgccagcctgcagcaccccatcagccagccctggg agctgcagggggatgcAGGACGCAGCAAGATGCTGACAGGGGTGGGAGGCTTTGTGCTGGGCTTGGTCTTCCTGGCGCTGGGGCTCTGCATCTACCTGCGCAAGAAGGTGAGCTGA
- the LOC104297183 gene encoding RLA class II histocompatibility antigen, DP alpha-1 chain-like, translated as MAGQGGVLLVLLAVLTLPGMGAVKVKYTWIQACFSQQAERLQQEDGEFLFEFNEDEIFHVDLQAAEAIWRLPEFTKFTYFEAQGALQEIAVIRRNLEVSKINANYSQGTIAAPEVAVFSMNPVELGEPNMLICHVDKFWPSVLSISWLRNGQEVTLGVMESVFYLRDDNRFRKFSYLPFVPTLGDDYHCRVEHWGLSNHTLRHWDPQMPLSISESTETLVCALGLAVGIVGIVVGTILIIKAMKTNSSLGQRGVL; from the exons ATGGCTGGACAAGGAGGTGTCCTGCTGGTGCTACTGGCTGTGCTGACCCTGCCGGGCATGGGGGCTGTGAAAG TGAAGTACACATGGATCCAGGCGTGTTTctcccagcaggctgagaggctgcagcaggaggatggagagttCTTGTTTGAATTTAATGAGGATGAGATCTTCCATGTggacctgcaggctgcagaggccaTCTGGCGCCTGCCTGAGTTCACAAAGTTCACCTACTTTGAGGCACaaggagctctgcaggaaaTAGCTGTAATAAGACGCAACCTGGAGGTCTCGAAGATCAATGCCAACTACTCACAGGGAACCATTG CGGCACCCGAGGTGGCAGTGTTCTCCATGAACcctgtggagctgggggagcccaACATGCTGATCTGCCACGTTGACAAGTTCTGGCCGTCTGTGCTCTCCATCTCCTGGCTGAGAAACGGGCAGGAGGTGACCCTTGGTGTCATGGAGTCTGTGTTCTACCTACGGGATGACAACAGGTTCCGCAAGTTCTCCTACCTGCCCTTCGTGCCCACCCTGGGGGACGACTACCACTGCCGTGTGGAGCACTGGGGGCTGTCCAACCATACCCTCAGGCACTGGG ATCCCCAGATGCCTCTTTCCATCTCAGAGAGCACCGAGACCCTGGTGTgtgccctgggcctggctgtgggcATCGTCGGCATCGTCGTGGGCACCATCCTCATCATCAAAGCCATGAAGACGAACAGCAGCCTTGGCCAGAGGGGTGTCCTGTGa